From a single Micromonospora carbonacea genomic region:
- a CDS encoding PP2C family protein-serine/threonine phosphatase: MTTTRRGGLAGPVSGGGQASRPAHRRPAGSPLPADSGLARELLDGLAEAVVTTDHAGVVTLLNAMASELLPELAPGGELAGCAVPALAGAAATGADTFDAEHHGRRLHGVRRALRGGRFAWYVRDVTEERARTDALLAERSRTTFLAQAGSRLGLSLHREQTLRAAATLPVPYLADAALVVHRPPPPAEDAPHWLRYAEGDRGPTAGVSPGGPPLAVPGLAEALAGDHAEPSPWLDAELADLDAVLPAGFGRPGTVLVSPLLGAAGAVGALVLIRRVGRPGFDAREIELAREFAARAGAALATAELYGEQAHLARVLQHSLLPPELPTIGGVTLAGGYRAAGDSLRIGGDFYEVFPTADGALFALGDVCGKGVGAAVLTGRVRQSLQTLRLVEQRPLELMRLLHRALFDAPDAARRSQFTTVLLGTLTPRPDGGLLVRVAGGGHPSPLVVRADGTVGQVWVGGMPIGALPAPRFAETEVHLAPGELLLAYTDGVTEARGGAGEVDMFGDERLRRAVASGVGLPPAALVDRVLQLVDEWLDGQAHDDIAMLAVRADGP, translated from the coding sequence GTGACGACCACCCGACGGGGCGGTCTCGCCGGGCCGGTCAGCGGCGGCGGGCAGGCGTCCCGCCCGGCGCACCGACGCCCCGCCGGGTCCCCGCTGCCGGCCGACTCCGGCCTGGCCCGGGAGCTGCTGGACGGGCTCGCCGAGGCGGTCGTCACCACCGACCACGCCGGCGTGGTCACCCTGCTCAACGCGATGGCGAGCGAGCTGCTGCCGGAGCTCGCGCCGGGCGGCGAGCTGGCCGGGTGCGCGGTGCCCGCGCTGGCCGGGGCCGCGGCGACCGGCGCGGACACGTTCGACGCCGAGCACCACGGCCGGCGGTTGCACGGCGTCCGCCGCGCGCTGCGGGGCGGCCGGTTCGCCTGGTACGTGCGCGACGTCACCGAGGAGCGCGCCCGCACCGACGCCCTGCTGGCCGAGCGGTCGCGCACCACGTTCCTGGCCCAGGCCGGCAGCCGGCTCGGGCTCTCCCTGCACCGCGAGCAGACCCTGCGGGCCGCGGCCACCCTCCCGGTGCCGTACCTCGCGGACGCGGCGCTGGTCGTGCACCGCCCGCCGCCCCCGGCCGAGGACGCCCCGCACTGGCTCCGGTACGCCGAGGGCGACCGGGGCCCGACGGCCGGGGTCTCGCCGGGGGGCCCGCCCCTCGCGGTGCCCGGCCTCGCCGAGGCGCTCGCCGGCGACCACGCCGAGCCGAGCCCCTGGCTGGACGCGGAGCTGGCCGACCTCGACGCCGTGCTGCCGGCGGGCTTCGGGCGGCCCGGCACCGTGCTGGTCAGCCCGCTGCTCGGCGCGGCCGGCGCCGTCGGGGCGCTGGTGCTGATCCGGCGGGTCGGACGGCCCGGCTTCGACGCCCGGGAGATCGAGCTGGCCCGGGAGTTCGCGGCGCGGGCGGGCGCGGCCCTGGCCACCGCCGAGCTCTACGGCGAGCAGGCCCACCTGGCCCGGGTGTTGCAGCACAGCCTCCTGCCGCCCGAGCTGCCCACGATCGGCGGCGTCACCCTCGCCGGCGGCTACCGGGCCGCCGGGGACAGCCTGCGCATCGGCGGGGACTTCTACGAGGTCTTCCCCACCGCCGACGGCGCGCTGTTCGCCCTGGGCGACGTCTGCGGCAAGGGCGTCGGCGCGGCCGTGCTCACCGGCCGCGTCCGCCAGTCCCTCCAGACGCTGCGGCTGGTCGAGCAGCGCCCGCTGGAGCTGATGCGGCTGCTGCACCGGGCCCTGTTCGACGCGCCGGACGCCGCCCGGCGCAGCCAGTTCACCACCGTCCTGCTCGGCACCCTCACCCCCCGGCCCGACGGGGGCCTGCTGGTCCGCGTCGCCGGCGGCGGCCACCCGTCGCCGCTGGTCGTCCGCGCCGACGGCACCGTCGGACAGGTCTGGGTCGGCGGCATGCCGATCGGGGCGCTCCCCGCGCCCCGGTTCGCCGAGACGGAGGTCCACCTCGCCCCCGGCGAGCTGCTGCTCGCCTACACCGACGGGGTGACCGAGGCCCGGGGCGGCGCGGGCGAGGTCGACATGTTCGGCGACGAGCGGCTGCGCCGGGCGGTCGCGTCGGGCGTCGGGCTGCCGCCCGCCGCCCTGGTCGACCGGGTGCTCCAGCTCGTCGACGAGTGGCTCGACGGGCAGGCCCACGACGACATCGCGATGCTCGCCGTGCGGGCGGACGGCCCGTGA
- a CDS encoding cobalamin B12-binding domain-containing protein, which yields MTAVSGVAVGPGAAAVEAYLACLDSADHPAAVGLALGLLDAGASVADVLVDVVAVAQREIGLRWSAGRWSVAQEHAATYVSELVVAAVGARTTGRPARGHMVLACVEGEWHALAARIVAEVVRAEGWRVTFLGASVPARHLVSYLHQTGPDAVLLSCVQPSRLVRAGRTIEACRSAGVPVVAGGPGFGPDGRWAAAVGAAAWGASARDAARLLETDLFAGHTGPPPATGGDDYAAVLRRRRDVVQFALRAVAPPEAEADQFAAAVGHLVDALAAAIRVGDPQLLLDHTTWQADLLAARDGGRGPLLDAVLAACGTVLADHPRACDHLRWAREMQGRAPC from the coding sequence GTGACGGCGGTGTCCGGCGTCGCCGTCGGGCCCGGGGCGGCGGCGGTCGAGGCGTACCTCGCCTGCCTGGACTCCGCCGACCACCCGGCGGCCGTCGGGCTCGCCCTCGGCCTGCTCGACGCCGGAGCCAGCGTCGCGGACGTCCTGGTGGACGTGGTGGCCGTGGCGCAGCGGGAGATCGGCCTGCGCTGGTCGGCCGGGCGGTGGAGCGTCGCCCAGGAGCACGCCGCCACCTACGTCAGCGAGCTGGTCGTCGCCGCCGTCGGCGCGCGGACCACGGGCCGGCCGGCGCGCGGTCACATGGTGCTGGCCTGCGTGGAGGGCGAGTGGCACGCGCTGGCCGCCCGCATCGTCGCCGAGGTGGTCCGGGCCGAGGGCTGGCGGGTGACCTTCCTCGGCGCCAGCGTCCCCGCCCGCCACCTCGTCTCCTACCTGCACCAGACCGGGCCGGACGCGGTGCTGCTGAGCTGCGTGCAGCCGAGCCGGCTGGTCCGGGCCGGCCGCACGATCGAGGCGTGCCGGTCGGCCGGGGTCCCGGTGGTCGCCGGCGGCCCGGGGTTCGGCCCCGACGGCCGGTGGGCCGCCGCCGTGGGGGCGGCGGCCTGGGGCGCGTCCGCCCGCGACGCGGCCCGGCTGCTGGAGACGGACCTCTTCGCCGGGCACACCGGCCCGCCGCCCGCGACGGGCGGCGACGACTACGCCGCGGTGCTGCGCCGGCGGCGCGACGTCGTGCAGTTCGCCCTGCGCGCGGTGGCCCCGCCCGAGGCGGAGGCCGACCAGTTCGCCGCCGCCGTCGGGCACCTGGTGGACGCGCTCGCCGCCGCGATCCGGGTCGGTGATCCGCAGCTCCTGCTCGACCACACGACGTGGCAGGCCGACCTGCTGGCGGCCCGGGACGGGGGCCGCGGGCCGCTGCTGGACGCCGTGCTGGCGGCCTGCGGCACCGTCCTGGCCGACCATCCCCGCGCGTGCGACCACCTGCGCTGGGCCCGCGAGATGCAAGGAAGGGCCCCCTGTTAA
- a CDS encoding MarR family winged helix-turn-helix transcriptional regulator, giving the protein MAAALDAAAGTLLTVFEAARERTTSRLSGAQLRAVMVVEQHDGINLRRLATLLDMLLSSASRLCDRLVAAGMLEREPGRSDRREISLHLTPEAEKLLAELRADRRQRLAAILSGMSPEGRQALLGGLQEFDEVARLRHPPEPPTAELAAEARSDEWAPPPGQGWPAGEHPAGWSTPGVPRGRPATDATPGGWPGDAAAGGGWPAGDPQVARTA; this is encoded by the coding sequence ATGGCCGCCGCCCTCGACGCGGCGGCCGGCACCCTGCTCACGGTCTTCGAGGCGGCGCGCGAGCGCACCACCAGCCGGCTCTCCGGGGCGCAACTGCGCGCCGTCATGGTGGTCGAGCAGCACGACGGGATCAACCTGCGCCGGCTGGCCACGCTGCTCGACATGCTGCTCTCCTCGGCCAGCCGGCTCTGCGACCGGCTCGTCGCGGCGGGCATGCTGGAGCGCGAGCCGGGCCGGTCCGACCGGCGGGAGATCTCCCTGCACCTCACGCCGGAGGCCGAGAAGCTCCTCGCCGAGCTGCGGGCCGACCGCCGGCAGCGGCTGGCGGCGATCCTGTCCGGGATGAGCCCCGAGGGGCGGCAGGCCCTGCTCGGCGGGCTCCAGGAGTTCGACGAGGTCGCCCGGCTGCGGCACCCGCCGGAGCCGCCGACGGCGGAGTTAGCCGCCGAGGCCCGGTCGGACGAGTGGGCACCGCCGCCCGGCCAGGGCTGGCCGGCGGGGGAGCACCCGGCCGGCTGGTCGACCCCGGGCGTGCCGCGCGGCCGACCGGCGACGGACGCGACCCCGGGCGGCTGGCCCGGCGACGCCGCTGCGGGCGGCGGCTGGCCGGCCGGCGACCCGCAGGTGGCCCGCACCGCCTGA
- a CDS encoding PP2C family protein-serine/threonine phosphatase, whose protein sequence is MSGAEDRARRTLTEAPADLLIDRLAGELLGSYGITEVELLQVDYRLSALLPLTEGEPVEGPGHPAWRCFDHQEPIVAERTGYFPVSMRGDRRGVLRVSPVPGDPAAVGELLGVATALGHELVAVNEGTDVYRAARRSRRLTLAAEMQWELLPGRSRIRASFSLAGQLEPAYAVRGDSFDWSDDGHRLWLSTINGMGEGVQASVLTALATHALRNARRAGLGLADQAALADQAVYALHRGEQHVSALLLELDLAGGVLTVVDAGSPRLVLLRDGEVVEQPLEAQFPLGMFDGTDYREQRFTLRRGDRLFVLSDGVVEATGQNVRYGESALDRFLRRTGPMEPLDAVRSLIGDLRAFVAGDLVDDAVVVCLDWTGPRP, encoded by the coding sequence ATGAGCGGTGCGGAAGACCGGGCCCGTCGTACCCTGACCGAGGCGCCCGCCGACCTGCTGATCGACCGGCTCGCCGGGGAGCTCCTGGGGTCGTACGGGATCACGGAGGTCGAACTCCTCCAGGTCGACTACCGCCTCTCGGCGCTGCTGCCGCTCACCGAGGGTGAACCGGTCGAGGGCCCGGGGCACCCCGCCTGGCGCTGCTTCGACCACCAGGAGCCGATCGTCGCCGAGCGCACCGGCTACTTCCCGGTCAGCATGCGCGGCGACCGGCGGGGCGTGCTCCGGGTGTCGCCGGTGCCCGGCGACCCGGCGGCCGTGGGCGAGCTGCTCGGGGTCGCCACCGCGCTGGGTCACGAGCTGGTCGCGGTCAACGAGGGCACGGACGTCTACCGGGCCGCCCGCCGCAGCCGCCGGCTCACCCTCGCCGCCGAGATGCAGTGGGAGCTGCTGCCCGGGCGCAGCCGGATCCGCGCGTCGTTCAGCCTCGCCGGCCAGCTCGAACCGGCGTACGCGGTGCGGGGCGACAGCTTCGACTGGTCCGACGACGGGCACCGGCTGTGGCTGTCGACGATCAACGGGATGGGCGAGGGGGTGCAGGCCTCCGTGCTGACCGCCCTCGCCACGCACGCCCTGCGCAACGCCCGCCGGGCGGGGCTGGGCCTGGCCGACCAGGCCGCCCTCGCCGACCAGGCCGTGTACGCGCTGCACCGGGGCGAGCAGCACGTCTCGGCGCTGCTGCTGGAGCTGGACCTGGCCGGCGGCGTGCTGACCGTGGTCGACGCGGGCTCGCCCCGGCTGGTGCTGCTGCGCGACGGGGAGGTGGTGGAGCAGCCGCTGGAGGCGCAGTTCCCCCTCGGCATGTTCGACGGCACCGACTACCGGGAGCAGCGGTTCACGCTGCGCCGCGGCGACCGGCTCTTCGTGCTCAGCGACGGCGTCGTCGAGGCGACCGGGCAGAACGTCCGCTACGGCGAGAGCGCGCTGGACCGCTTCCTGCGCCGGACCGGCCCGATGGAGCCGCTGGACGCGGTGCGGTCGCTGATCGGCGACCTGCGGGCGTTCGTCGCCGGTGACCTGGTCGACGACGCGGTGGTGGTCTGCCTCGACTGGACGGGCCCGCGGCCCTGA